ACTGATGGGGTAAGAGGGATAGTCTGTAAAGTCTGGGGTCACCAAGGAGAGTAGGACATGGGTTTGTGGTCCTGGGTAGCTGTAGAGCATAGTCTGGGTCCCCAAAAGAGATAAGGTGTGGTCTGAGGGCCCCTTGGGCATTGAGACATGGTCCAGGAGGTTGGTTGGGAGATCTGGGGTTCCCAGGCCAGTCGGGGCGTGGTCTCGGGGGTCTCTGGAGAGGCCGacgggcctgggggtggggcgggggcgggccaGCGGTTCCGCAGTGGAAGGGGGTCTGCGGCCGGTCCCAGGGCCAGGGTCTGGTGGCTGCGGCCGCCCAGCCCGCCCGCTCCGGTCGGCGCCCCCTCCCCCTTTGCGGCGGTGGTGGCGGCGGGACTCGGGCGGCGGGCGGCGCGGAGGGCGGAGCTCGGCGGCGGCTCTGGAGGGAGGGCGGGAGGCGGGAGGGAGGCGGCCCCGCGGCACCGCGCCCCCTCCCCCGGCCCTCCCCCTACCATGGCGCGGAgcgaggcggcggcggcggggccggGCCCGGGGCCCCCCCGGGCTGGGTGAGCGCGGCCCGCAGCGGCTCGGGAGGCGGCGGGCGGGGGCGCCGGTGATGAGCGCGGGTGTGAGCGTGCGAGCGTGTGAGTGTGTGTCCGCGGCGCTGCGGCGGGCCCGGCGTGCGCTCGCGCGGCCCTGTGTGTGCCCGGCGCCGGCGTGTGCGGCGCCCTGCCTGTGTGGCCATCCGGGTGTGTGCTGGCTGTCGAGCCGAGGTTGTGTGACCGGCCGTGCGCGTGTGTCCACCCGAGTGGCTGCCCCTCCGCCTGTGGGTCTGGGGGGCTGTCGGGCGCGCATCGGAGGGgctgtgtgcaggtgtgtgtgcgtGGGTTGTGTGCCCAGGTGTGggtcttccccacccccagctagTATGTGCGCGGCTAGCTGCGTTGGGTATTTGTGCCTGGGCTGGATCCTAGGGTACCAGCATCCGAGGATCTGTGTAGCCGGGTGTGCCGCTCGGGtgtccatttgtgtgtgtgtgtctgtgggttGTATGTCTCCGAGGGTGTGTGTCTGTGCGTCCACGTCAGGTTCCGGGCTAGGGGCTGGGGCTCAGCACGTTGTGGgtccaggcctctgtgtaggttgggggaggggagttCGCTGCTCCCTCGGTCCATGTCAGCTGGGGGGGTCCTCAGCGGTCCTGGGGGAGACGGCCATGTCTTCCCCTTCCCGGtggttgggggaggggtgggaaatGGGCGGCTGAAGTGGACAGATGGAGGATGAGAGGCTGAGGGATGGACAGATGggccctggggggtggggtgggcgcaGACCCGGCCCTTCCCCACCCACCTCACCCCTATCCCCCCACCAGCCAGATCTCCCCAGATAGGGCCAGAGTTGCCTGCATCCAGATGGCCAGGCTGGGGGACTCTTGGGCTGCTGATGGGGGAAACCAGTGCCTTGGAATGATACTCTGGGACTCAGCCCCCCCCCCATCCTTTGAGATTCGACCTGCTGAACTCTGACCTCTGGCCCTGACTTGTGTCCTGGTTTTGGGGGTGGGTGCGTGAGGTGTGCTGGAAAGGGTGTTAGGATTTCTTTGGCCTGGGAGGTAGGTGGGGCAGGAGTGCCTTGATGTATGTCTATGTGTCAGTGCCTGTCTGTTGACTGCTACTGTGGATAAAAATTTTGTGTGCATTTGTAAGTGTGTAAATCCCACCCAACAGGGGTCTGGGCATTGTGTGAGCTTGGGTCTATTATGAGCGAACATCTCGGAGAGTCTGTGCAAAGGTGGGTCTTTTTTGTATCTGTGGGTTTGTTCGAGCCTTATGAGTGTCTGTGTCCTCCTGTgttctatgtatgtgtgtgaggtgTGTATCAGCTAGTGTGTACATAGGGTATATCTGTTGGTGTAGGAATGTATTAGCTTTGCAAAGGGTCATCAGGGGGGTATGTGAAGTTGTATGAGTGTGTTAAGATATTTAAGAGTGTGTATCTTTGGTTGTACAAGTGTGTTTCTGTTATGTATATGCTCCTGTGTGTTGGTGAGTGTGCAAGAGTGTATCTGTTATAGGTGCATGTAGTTGTTTGTCTGCAAGGGGGCATGCAAGTTTCTCTGTTGTGTAAACATGCAAGGGAAAGTGTACTGGGTAGTTGTGTGCAGGTGTGTCAATCTTGAAGATAAGTGTCTGTGTTGCGAGTCCATATGTACTTCAGTTTTCTCTGTGTAATGGGGCTGTGTCTGTTCAAACAGATATGTGTAGAATGATATGCACATAGGTGCCTATGTCCCTGGCACAAGGCTGCCCCTGCTTCTGTGCCCATGGTGCTTCTGAGGCCATGTGGCAAGGCCTGTGTTATGGGTGCTGGGGTCCAGCTTGGGGACTGTGAGACACCCAGGCCCAAGGCCCATGGAGGGTGGGGAGCCCAGACCCCACTGGTGTATCCACAGAAATCCAgatgtggagacctgggttgtAGGCGTGTGGGTTTGGCATGTACATGTGTGTTGGGGTGGGTGATTGTATGTTGGGACCCTCTGGCCCTTCCTCAGCTATCCTTACTGCTCAGATCTTTGAAATTGAAGGGCTAGGGGACCTGATATCTTGGGTTCTAAAGGATATGAAGGAATCCTGGATATGAAGGAGCAGGGGACTCAGGGATGAGGGAACTGGAGTCCCATATGTCAGGGTTTTAAGGGAGGTGGGGCTGGTCCCTGGCCTCCTTAGACCTCAGAGGACAAAGGGTTGaagtcctgggctcctctgtttTGGGGGGCCACCAGTCCTAAGGTTTCCAAACATGACTCCCTGGGTGCCCATGAGACTGGGCAGAGCCTGCAGCAGGGAGGCTGAGGGAGCAATCACACCAGGGACTTCCTTGGCCAAAATGGCCTCTGAGGCAGAACCTGATGTCCCAAGAGGAGCTAGAAGGGATGTTAACAAGATCGTTTTGTTCCTTTGTAGGTACTGGCCCAGGCCCTGATTCCCTGAAGAGAGGTGAGTGGGGTTCTTATGCTGGGGAGAGAGATGTGGGGTGACTGGGCTTGTTCTCAGCCAGCTGGAGGCCTGGAGCACTGGCCTAGTAGGGATTTCAGTGCAAGGTATTGGCATGTTCCTAGGGGACAGGTGTATCCTTAGGCTGGGGGATGGTAACGAGGCCAGGAGCATTATGCTTGGCATGGTGACCAAGAAGCTCTGGGGAGCACATGGCAGTCTCAGGCCGGGAGGCTTCCCCTTTCAGGATGGGTAAGGCAGTCTGGAAAGGGAGATTTCCTTGTGATATCAGTGAAGGGTGCAAGAGAGTTTCATGACATGGAATGACACCTGCATTGGAGAGTTGAATGGACATAGTCTaatactctgtgtgtgtgtgtgtgtgtgtgtgtgtgtgtgtgtgtgtgcatgcctgtgGGAAGCTCTCCTGATAGTGTGACCTGCTGTGGCTAAGAAAGAGCCAGGGAAaataaatcatcatcatcatcattggtGTCATCATCATGGCAGCTAACATTTATGTAGTATGTCAGGAACTATTCTAAGCATGTTATAATGTCTTAACTCATTTCATCCTCTTAACAACCGAGTGAGGTAGATGCTATCATCACCATTTTCCAGATGAgcacactgaggcacagagaggtgaagtcacTTGCCTAAAGAACACAGCAGGGAGTTGGGGGTGAACCCAGGCAGTCAGGTGTGATTCTGTCCTGTGATGCTATCCTGCCTCCCAATGAATGTCAGCTATTTTATTCCTTCAATGTGAGTCCCACCCCAGTTGCGGGAGGCAGGCTCTGTATCCATTTTCTAGATCAGGGTTCTAAGCCCTAGAGACTTCACAGCCTAGCAGGTGCAGAATGGGGCTCCTAACTCAGGAGTCTGGCCTTCCAGACCAGAGTTTTCTGTCCAATACAGAGTAGTGTCCTAGAGGAAGTGAAAGACTAGTTAAGGGCTGGTGGGGTGGTGAGGTGTCCTATCTCTGACCCTTCTCTTTCTTAGCTCAAGTGCTGAGGTGCTGTCTCCTTCTGTCTGTGTCtatttcttctctgtctcttttgtcTCTTTCTAGGGAACactatctttctctctccctgtcttcATCTCTCTGCAACTCTATGTCTCagtctctcttctccttatgTTGCCTTTTCTTCAgtctcagtttttctctcttcacTTCAGTCTCATCCTGTCTTCCCCTTTCTTTTACGCTCTCTTATTTCTCTGCTTCTCCCTCTGaatctgtctctttctctgcctctttctgcCAGTCCagctctccctccctccatcttgcccctccccacctctctttacttctttttcccacTTCCTTGGTCTCCCCTTTCTGTGTCTATAGCCCTCCTCTCCAAGGGCAGAAGGATTAGGGGCACACTAGGCCACAATCCTGAGCTACAGATTCCcgggaggcaggcaggcaggggccagggtacagggtggggtggggtgaaaaCAGTTCTAGGGACGCCCCCTTTCCATCCTTTCCTcttcaccccccacccaccccgtgTTGTGATGGGAGCTGACACATCGTGGGCTGCAGCCGCCGCAGGGGGAATCCCCGCCGGAAGGTTTTGCCTGGAGCAGAGGCATAGtgggagtgtgtgtgcatgtgtgcgtgtgtaggCACATGTGGTCGTATATAGGCATGTGGGGGCCTTGCGTGTGCCTACTGGTGTGAGTGCAAAAGTCTGCCCCCTATTTAGGAGCTCAGCAGTGCCCAGGATAAAAGCAGGTGCACAGAAGATCTCCCAAGGCTGAGCAAGGAGACTATGATGTGTTTTTCTCGGACTCCCCCCAACTCCCCTTCAAACTCTCTGCCACTGCCAAAGGATGGAACCCCTAACGTTTaatgagtgcctactgtgtgctaggCCCTGTGCTCCGTGGTGCCCCTGCATGCACTCActgttttatctccattttacagatgaagaaaccaagattCAGAGAGGTTCAGACACTTACCcgaggtcacatagctagtaagtgtcagagctgggatttgaacccaggagtATGGCTTTGAAATCCATGGCCTTAAACCCTAGTCAGcagtgattaaaaatatttaacggGTGCTAGAGGACCCAGGCTGGGCCAGGTGTCACCCCTCCAGCTGGGAGAGCAAGGGAGGTCTTGGGTCTCTTGGAGGAGGGGCAGAGGTGGGACACAGGCAGTTTACCAACGgtcatggaaatattttaatctattaacaACTAGTGCATGCTGGTCACATCAGTCCTATGTGACCCAGTCTTCGGGAGGAGGGATCCAGGTCAGACCCCTAGCAGGACAGCCCAGGGCCGTCTCCTTCCCTTGCAGATTTCCCCTTCCACACGTCCTGCCTGCCCCGGGCACCATGGCCCCAGGCCCCTTCTCCTCGGCGCTCCCCTCGCCACCGCCTGCCGCCCTGCCCTTCCTGCTGCTGCTTTGGGCCGGGGCATCTCGTGGCCAGCCCTGCCCCGGCCGCTGCATCTGCCAGAACGTGGCACCCACGCTGACCATGCTATGCGCCAAGACCGGCTTGCTCTTTGTGCCTCCCGCCATTGACCGGCGCGTGGTGGAGCTGCGGCTCACCGACAACTTCATCGCGGCCGTCCGCCGCCGCGACTTCGCCAACATGAGCAGCCTGGTGCACCTCACCCTCTCCCGCAACACCATCGGCCAGGTGGCCGCCGGCGCCTTCGCCGACCTCCGCGCCCTCCGTGCCCTGCACCTCGACAGCAACCGCCTGGCGGAGGTGCGCGGTGACCAGCTCCGCGGCCTGGGCAACCTCCGCCACCTGATCCTCGGCAACAACCAGATCCGCCGGGTGGAGTCGGCTGCCTTTGACGCCTTCCTGTCCACCGTGGAGGACCTGGATCTGTCCTACAACAACCTGGAGGCCCTGCCATGGGAGGCGGTGGGCCAGATGGTGAACCTGAACACCCTAACGCTGGACCACAATCTCATCGACCACATTGCCGAAGGCACCTTCGTGCAGCTACACAAACTGGTTCGCCTGGACATGACCTCCAACCGCCTCCATAAACTCCCACCCGATGGGCTCTTCCTGAGGTCCCAAGGCACCGGGCCGAAGCCACCCACGCCGCTGACGGTCAGCTTCGGTGGCAACCCCCTGCACTGCAACTGCGAGCTGCTCTGGCTGCGGCGACTGACGAGGGAGGACGACCTGGAGACGTGCGCCACTCCTGAGCATCTCACTGATCGCTACTTTTGGTCGATCCCGGAGGAGGAGTTTCTGTGCGAACCCCCGCTAATCACGCGGCAGGCGGGAGGCCGCGCCTTGGTGGTCGAGGGCCAGGCGGTCAGCCTGCGGTGCCGGGCCGTTGGTGACCCTGAGCCAGTGGTGCACTGGGTGGCGCCCGATGGGCGGCTGCTGGGGAACTCGAGCCGGACCCGGGTCCGGGGGGACGGGACGCTGGATGTCACCATCACCACCCTGCGGGACAGCGGCACCTTCACCTGCATTGCCTCCAATGCCGCCGGGGAGGCTACAGCACCTGTGGAGGTGTGTGTGGTGCCTTTGCCCCTGATGGCGCCCCCGCCAGCTGCCCCACCCCCTCTCACCGAGCCTGGCTCCTCGGACATCGCCACGCCCGGCCGACCTGGTGCCAACGATTCCGCCGCTGAGCGCCGGCTGGTGGCCGCCGAGCTCACCTCAAACTCCGTGCTCATCCGCTGGCCTGCCCAGAGGCCCATTCCCGGCATCCGCATGTACCAGGTCCAGTACAACAGCTCCGCCGATGACTCTCTTGTCTACAGGTGGGTGGTGCCATCCCAGGTCCTCTTCCCTGATCTCCAGTAGCCCTCCCTCCCATCCACCCACTCCCCAAGTCTTGCTCTCAGCCCGGGATTTTGGTAGCCCATGCAGAGTTGCCTGGGGCCCTGATTTGCCccatctccttctctctctgtttccatccctcctctttctgtttctcattcattcagcaaatctTCACTGAGTACCTACATGAGCCAGACCAAAGCTGGGCACTGTACTTCTAACAGTGAGCTCCTGGGCTTTTACCACCCTGCTCTCACAGGCACGTGGTCTACATTACTGCTTGCCAAAGGTGTTTGATTATACACCCTGTTAGTTAAACATTTTGGAGCACAAAATATAGATCCATGTATATTTATAGTTACagttacatttatatttataaatcataCGCCAGTGCTACTGTAACAATGCATAGGGTACATGATAGAaacaaatatgagaaaaatacaaatataagtgGTTTTGACCCTCCATAATGGGTTAGAGGCCATTGCCCTTATGTGGACAGACCTGAGTGGTATAGATGGACATTAAACAGTTACTTTCTCCCATCATTGCCATTAGTCTCTTTCTCTCGTCTTCATCTGTGACCATCTCTCCCCCCTGCTCTCATTAGTCACTGAAGCCCTgttctgtgccaggccctgtgtggGGCACTGAGGAAACAGGGAGACCAAgagacatggtccctgcccttAGGTTGCTGACAACCTAGGGGGATGAGACACAGATGACACGAGTGCATACTGCCTTGGCCTTGCTGTTTCTCTCCACCTTggcatattttgaaatattactcTTAGCCACAGTGCTGGTACAGTGGGCACTTTATAAGTGTTGTTGGCTACATAGATGTCTCTCCTTCCTGTCTCTGCCTCCCTTGTGCACATTGAAGCATGCCTGCTGAGTGCCTAGCCCTGTGCTTGACACCACTTGGGGGTACCAGAGAGGCCAGAGGCGGTCCCCACCTTCCAGCTCCTGGGGGTGCTCAGACCTTCATAGGGACATCTGTCTCTCAGTCTCCATCTCCGTTTTCCCTGGTGCTCTCCCAGGCACATGCCTGGCATGATAGCTTTCCTAGTGTTGGTTGGATGAATAGGTGTTTCTCTTTCCCTTGTCTCTGTgttcctcctcttccctctctttGATCCTGGGCATCAAACATTGAGTAAATGCAAACACTGAGTAGATGACTACTGTGGGTCCTGGGCTGCAAGATCGATTAGACACCTGCCTGGTCATACGAACTTCAGggcaaacaaacgaacaaacctAAAACCTTTATTAGTAATTCCAGGGATGCTACCTCATTCCATTGTCCCAACTGTCCTCTGAAGCAGTGATGTTTCCCctactcccaccccatccccattttacatacaGACCAACTGAAGCCCAAAGGTGATGTCATTTGGCCAAGGTTACATAGAAAGTAGCAGAGCCAAGATTCTAACCCTTACTTCCTAACTCTTAATCCTGCTCTTTTTTATACTGAatgcacatttattgagcacctactgtttgCCAGGCAAGGTTGTAGGGAGATGAATAAGACATTTCTGTAAATAACTCTTTACCTGtctgcttctctcttttctcctccctctgACCCCTGACCACCATACATAGGGAACAGTGTGGGGAGGGGGACTGTTCACAATCTCCAGACCCTTGCAAGTATGCAGATGTTGGGGACCCTCATCCCCAGCTGGGTAACAGACCTTGGGACTCTTTTCTTCCCCTTGGGGCCATGGTTTCAGTCCTCCATTCCTTATTGCAGGTGCTTGTGCTCTGGTGCTGCAGGGGTTAACTTCCTCACTGCTGCCATGGGTGGAGGTGACATCCAACCAGAAGCCTGCTCAGCTGCTTGCCTGGGCCTTCCGGCCAATTAGATACACATGGGCTCCATCGTTCTTAAGGAGCCAGCGTCTGTCCTTGAAAGGGGGAGCCCCTAGCAACTGGTTATTttgggagaaggagaaagaggaatccAAGAGAACCTGAAAGGGGAGATGAGGGAGAAGAAGACTGGAAGCCAGGGGGACTAGGGAATGGttggggtgggagggcagtggtCTGTGAAATGGCAGGCCCAGGCAGCCAAAGTGGGTGGGCCTTTTAGGAAGGGGTTGGGCCATGACTTAAAGTCCTTGGTAGGAGGGTGACCCCTGGTGATGGGGAAGCTCCCTGGAGGTGAGGTAGCTGAGGTGGGGGTCTCAGAACCAGAAGGTAGCCCTGCTGGAGGGGAAGGTAAGGAAGCCTGGGGAGGTAGGGGAGTGGCTTtgggaggaggtggcatttgctCTGCCAGATCCCAACTGCAGATGGAGTGGGTGGGCTTTGTCCTTGGAGACCCACTAAAAGCAGTGTGTCTTTACAGGAAAGGAGAGCCTGAAAGGTGGAGTGCTGGGCATGCAAGTCAACGTGGCCCTGGATGTCTGGTTTAGACAAGGCTGGGTGTGGCTACTTGGATGTGTGGAAGGGACATGCCCACCAGAAGAGGGGCCTAGTGGTACTGGTCTTCCAGAGGGGAGGCGTCTGATTGATGGGGAGATACAACTGGCAGTAGTGTGTGAGACAGCAAGGGTTACTGGCCAACAGGGGCTGGGATGCTCTCTAATAATGATAGTATTATTGCCAAGTGCCAGACACCACATCTATGATATAGGGACTTTTATTATACCCACTGGGAGGAACAggtacagagaagttaagaaacttgcctaaggtcacagagctagcaAGTAGCCAAGGAGAGATTCAAAACCAGGCAGTCTGGTTCCAGACTTTATCAGCTTAACCACTTCTCTACACTGCTCCTCACTTGAGGGCATGGCCTACATATAGCTTGGCAATGCTTGACCCTAGTATAAATGAAACTTACCTGGGAGCGTGGCTTGGTGACTCGTGCCTGTACAGGGTGGGGCATGCACATGAGGGAGGTGGAGGAGATAGGATAAGGAGAAGGGCATGCAAAGGGTGAACGTGGTCCTGGGCACAGTAGGGGAGCATTTCCCAGTGGCCACAGTGCTGTAGCTTAGAGGGGTGTGACTTGTGTCATTGGCCCCTTAATGGATAGGGATATATAGATGAGTGACCTGAAAAACTGTCAGTGTAGCGGATGGACACAGCTAAGGGATGTGTTTACCCAAAGGTGGGGGTGAAGATGAGGGGGAGTGGTCTGCATCATGGTTCCCTTAAAGGACAGGAAAGGTAGAAATGAACAAGAAGGGCATCTATTGTCCCTGTGGGAGTAAGACTGCATGCACCTGCAGGTGGAGCATACAGATAAAGGGGAGTGTACTGGTCCCTGAAGGATGGAAATATGTAGATGAGCTTGAATGGCAGATGTCCCAGTTGGGAATGAGACAGCCCTAGGGGGTCCCTTACAGGAGCCTGAATTTGTAGAGGAGGGAACACGAATGGCAGCTATTGCCCCAGAAGGTGCTGAGACACAGCCAGGAGGTGTGTCCACCTGGGGGCGTGGACTGTGTCAATGGTACTGAAAGAGTGGGAATATTTCATGAGAGTTCTTGAAAGGCTGTGTTTGTCTCAGGAGGGGGTGAGACTCCTGTAGGGGCTTGTGGTTTGGTGTCTACTGTCCGCTGCCAGTGGTGCTTGCAAATGAAGGGACCTGGTCCAGGATGGGGCTGCTCATGCCCTAACCCCGCCTCTTCCTGCAGGATGATCCCGTCCACCAGCCAGACATTCTTGGTGAATGACCTGGCGGCGGGCCGCGCCTATGACCTGTGCGTGCTGGCGGTCTACGACGACGGGGCCACAGCGCTGCCCGCCACGCGCGTGGTGGGCTGCGTGCAGTTCACCACGGCTGGGGACCCGGCGCCCTGCCGCCCGCTCCGGGCCCATTTCCTGGGCGGCACCATGATCATCGCCATCGGGGGCGTCATCGTCGCCTCGGTCCTGGTCTTCATCGTCCTGCTTATGATCCGCTACAAGGTCTACGGTGACGGAGACGGCCGCCGAGTTAAAGGTACCTCCCGGTCGCCGCCGCGGGTCAGCCACGTGTGCTCGCAGACCAACGGCGCAAGCGCACCACAGGCCCCTCTGCCGCCCGCGCAGGACCGCTACGAGGCGCTGCACGAGGTGGCTTCCTCAGCCGCGGCCGCGGTGGCCATCGAGGCGAAGGCTGCAGCAGCGGAGGCAGTTTCCGCAGAGTCCGAAGCGGTCCTTGGACGCTCTTTGGGTGGCTCAGCCACGTCGCTGTGTCTGCTGCCGTCGGAGGAAACCACCATGGAGGAGCCTCGGGCCGCCATGGGCCCTCGGAGGAGCCGTTCTGGGGCCCTGGGGCCACCGGCTTCGGCGCCCCCCACTTTGGCTCTGGTTCCTGGGGGGGCCCCGGCCCGGCCGAGGCCACAGCAGCGCTATTCATTTGACGGGGACTACGGGGCGCTTTTCCAGAGCCACAGTTACCCGCGCCGCGCCCGGCGGACAAAGCGCCACCGGTCCACGCCGCACCTGGACGGGGCTGGAGGGGGCGCGGCCGGGGAGGACGGAGACCTGGGGCTGGGCTCCGCCAGGGCACGCCTGGCTTTTACTAGCACCGAGTGGATGCTGGAGAGTACCGTGTGAGCGGCGAGCAGGCGTGCCCGGATGCCTCGGTGTCCTGGACAGATGCCAGCCGCTGGGACGCTCTGGGCAGGACACGGGGAGAAAGGCAGCGCCCTAGACATCGGACTGGAGGGGGGACAAGCTCTTCTCTTCCCTGGAGGGGGCGGGGTGGCCTTAGGCTGCCAAGGTCTCAAGGCCAAGGTCTAGCGCCCAGGGGTGATGGGGGTGGCCACCCAGCTCCCCTCCCCGATGCGCTCTCAtccccctcctgcccctccccccgcACGCTCGCGGACCTCGCTGGAGCCGGTGCCTTACACAGCGAAGCgcggggaggggcagggcccCCCCACACTGCAGCACTGAGACACGAGTCCCCTCCCCCCGCCCGGGACCGGGGCAGGAGCGAGGGGCCCATTTCTTGTATCTGGCTGGACTAGATCCTATTCTGTCCCGCGGCGGCCTCCAAAGCCCCCACCCTACTCCCTTCACCTCCCTAGTCCCGTCAGGCCTGGCTTGGGGTCCCCCTTTCTCTGTCCCCCCTCGTTTATCTCCATCCCACCCCCTTGTTGTCTACCTCTTCTCTGTCCTTCCCAAtttgcctctcctttctctgtcccCTTGTCTCTTTTCCCTCTTATTTGGTCCAGTCTCCTGTCTCTCCTGATTTCCTGGCCCCACTACACATTTTCCCGGGCAGGTCCCATTGGAAGGACCAACTTTCCCCGATTCTTCCTGGTTTCCCAAATAAATCCCCACGTTAACAAAATCCAAAACCAAATCCCCTGCCCTTACCAGAGCCGGGACCCTCCGCCGCAGCAGAATTAAACTTTTTTCTGTGTCTGAGGCCGCTCTGCGTGACCTCTATGTGTGTCCGTGTGTGTTTTGAACAGGAGGGTGTCCTAGATTGCAGCATAATTTCTATAAGTGAGACTACAGGAAGGGTGGCTGACTGGGGCCAAGGAGACTGGCAGATAGACTCCTATCCTCTGAGACTTAGAGGTgggtgataataaaaataaaatgataatagctaacacgtgagtgcttactatgtgcaagCACTGTTTGAAGCACTTTTCATGTCTTAAGTCAATGAATCCTCATTCAACTAGGAGGTTGGTACTGTGACACcatttttacaggtgaggaaaaaatgaggCCCAGaagagttaagtaatttgcctaaggtcGCACAGCCAGAAGCTGACCAAATTGGGATTTAAAGGCAGGCAGCCTGGCTTCTGAATCTGCTCTTAATCACATCACTCCACTGTGAAACAGTTATTGGACATACGTTCCACATGCTGGCATGGTGCTAAGCACAAGTCCTTCACTGAATCCAAAAGCTGTGTGAAGTAGATATCTTTGGTGCCATTTTATTGACAGGAATCTGACTCAGAGAGAGGTGAAATCATTTGCCCAAGGTTCCTCAGTAAGTAGGTAGTGGACCCAGCAGTTGGGCCTCAATCTCCATTCCTTACCATTACAGTATGTTGTTCAAGGATCTGTGTCTAGAGGCTGGGGAATGGCCCTAATGACCTTAGCTGAGTGTGGTTACCCAAAGCGAGCCTGAttgcatgggggtgggggagggagagctTATTGGATGCTCCAGGCTTTGGAATCCAAGGTACCCTAGGGGAAGAAGGGGACTACTGGGGGCACAGAGGATGGTATGGGAAGGGGAGTTTCTTAGGTGAGGTTGGGGAGTTGTGGCAGGGGAAGGAGCTGGTTGGAGGGGGGCACCCTATCTCTTGTGGGGGTCCCTGCAGTGAGAGCTTCTGCATcctgggaaggaagaagagaggcttCTTGCCAGCCGTGGGCCTCCCTGAGGCCTGGGGAGGAGGAGAGTAAGACAGAAATAGAAACAGAGCAGGAGAGAGGGAGATGGATCTGGGCAGACAGGGTGGGAGGCAGCAAGGACCGAGGCATCAGAGAATCATAGGCCAGGAAGCTCCCTCACCTGAAGGCCCAGCCACACTTACTCCTCTCAGACATCACGACTCCCTCCCAGGTACTGAGGGCTTCCAGCATACCCAGCCCTGCTCACAAACCCACTCTGATACATGGATAAAGAGCTCGCAATCCAGTGCCTGGCATTCATGAAATGGAATTACTTGGTTAAGCATGAttgcattatttgttttttagcaTGCGTAGGCACTAGGAACCCAacctgggtttcccgcatggcaggcgagaactctgccactgagccaccgtggcccgcccaacatgATTGCATTTTAAATCCTGCAACAGACATGTGTAGTGTGTGGACctgattttgcagatgaggaaacaagctcagagaagt
The genomic region above belongs to Tamandua tetradactyla isolate mTamTet1 chromosome 16, mTamTet1.pri, whole genome shotgun sequence and contains:
- the LRFN1 gene encoding leucine-rich repeat and fibronectin type III domain-containing protein 1; this translates as MAPGPFSSALPSPPPAALPFLLLLWAGASRGQPCPGRCICQNVAPTLTMLCAKTGLLFVPPAIDRRVVELRLTDNFIAAVRRRDFANMSSLVHLTLSRNTIGQVAAGAFADLRALRALHLDSNRLAEVRGDQLRGLGNLRHLILGNNQIRRVESAAFDAFLSTVEDLDLSYNNLEALPWEAVGQMVNLNTLTLDHNLIDHIAEGTFVQLHKLVRLDMTSNRLHKLPPDGLFLRSQGTGPKPPTPLTVSFGGNPLHCNCELLWLRRLTREDDLETCATPEHLTDRYFWSIPEEEFLCEPPLITRQAGGRALVVEGQAVSLRCRAVGDPEPVVHWVAPDGRLLGNSSRTRVRGDGTLDVTITTLRDSGTFTCIASNAAGEATAPVEVCVVPLPLMAPPPAAPPPLTEPGSSDIATPGRPGANDSAAERRLVAAELTSNSVLIRWPAQRPIPGIRMYQVQYNSSADDSLVYRMIPSTSQTFLVNDLAAGRAYDLCVLAVYDDGATALPATRVVGCVQFTTAGDPAPCRPLRAHFLGGTMIIAIGGVIVASVLVFIVLLMIRYKVYGDGDGRRVKGTSRSPPRVSHVCSQTNGASAPQAPLPPAQDRYEALHEVASSAAAAVAIEAKAAAAEAVSAESEAVLGRSLGGSATSLCLLPSEETTMEEPRAAMGPRRSRSGALGPPASAPPTLALVPGGAPARPRPQQRYSFDGDYGALFQSHSYPRRARRTKRHRSTPHLDGAGGGAAGEDGDLGLGSARARLAFTSTEWMLESTV